The sequence below is a genomic window from Ipomoea triloba cultivar NCNSP0323 chromosome 2, ASM357664v1.
TGTGCAACACACACTTCTTACTGTCTCTTTAAGATACAGTTACAAAGTTTTAACAAAATCACCACAAGGGGTCCCAATTTTTGTCACACGTACACTTATAGCTCGTGATGCAATTATGGtacaaaattataaaggatAATTGTTGAAGATGTACTTGATTGACTAGAGATTCTTTTGCATGTGAACTTAGAATATGAGATAAGGCTCTACattcttttttcatttaataatttattaactaggAAAAGAGGAACAATAAAAAGTAGAGTGACACTACTTTTTTTCATGGGCAAACaagaaaatggaattaaaaattatttcctatAATTCACATAGTTAGGAAACATAAGTACCCTACATGCCAAAATCTTAATTCTTAGAAATGGCATACAAGATCAACCCTCTAGCCAAAGTGCCATTTTGTCTTTGCCCACTTTTTTCCCCTtccaagaaaacaaaagaaacaacaaaTCTATTTATTCTCTaaccccccccctcccccccctcaCCTTCTTTGCAtttcttaaataatatttttttcctcaACTTTCTGCTCTTTTCCAGAGTGATAAATAGTAAAGtcaccaaccaaacaggccTCCAAACATCCAAAGCCAAAAAACACCGAAAGGGTTTAATGGTCTCTGCCCTTTGGCCTATGAGATTCAATTCAGTCCCTAAGATTAAagctccatctccatctccatctccctctttttttttcctctctttttctttttgtttctttgaattattTTGGAATGCTTTtaaggtgtttgatgaaattccagTCTAGGGTCGCTCTCTAAGGCGTTGTGGGGTCTGTCTCTATGTACCACCTCATCTTAGctgctgctgttgctgctgcTACCATTTTTGTTGCATCTGCCCAGGCTGAACCGATCAAATTTTCGCCGTTTCAAGTCCCTTTCGCGCCCCACGGTGGCCACCACCACCCCGCCACTGCACCCACTGTTTTCTGCACCTGCTGCCGCCGTCGTGTCGCTCCCCTCCTCGTTTTCCCAACTCCAGCATTGCAAATCAAGAACGTTCACCGGCGTCGACGAGCTCGATACCATATTGCTCTGCATCACTGTCTCATACCCCTTCCTTGCAATCTCTTGCATCACATTGTAACAGCTTACCAAATTTTCCTGCAAACGTACcatgattaataattaattatttactgcATATATTATAACTTTTGCATAACAAACACCGACCAACCGCATTTAAAGctactctttatttatttttcgacAATAGGATAGTGGACAGATAAATTAAGATGACTTAATACCTAATAGGCTAATAGGTCAGATGACCAGCTTGGTACTCCTCACAAGAAGTCCACCACATTAAGTATAACTCATACATTATAGTTGCTCACGATATATACCATTCAGAAATCAATTGAGCTGCTCGTGTGGGCCACTTTCACTGTTCTTAAGTTGTAGAATGTGGTTCAACCACTACAATTTATCTTACTATTACTATGTGACATGTACTGTCTGCAGGTATAGCGTCTTAATAGTTGGTGAAACGGTAACCGGCTTCCTTGTCGTGGTCATGACTTATGAGAGCATAAGTAGTATAACTTTAATAATTactgttggatatttatatagtaaatgtgGAAACAATAAAAACAGTGAGTTATACGGCGAACGTACTTACAGTATTTACATATGGACTGTTTAAGATTGCATTTCTGTAGCAATGAAACTGTAGGGGGAAGAGTTCATCGCAGGCGGAGAGAAGAGCTGATGCAGAGATTATAGATGGCCTGAACTTCAGTAAATTGATTTCTACAATGCAAGACAAAGAAGCATAAGGATTGGGtgctcaagaaatatatatatatgagcattattaaattttatatatttaccaGTTTGCGATTTGAAGATGATCTCTGTCGCCCTGGCCTTGAGAGCTTGCCGCAATGGTGGCTCTTTGAATTTGAAGAATGCGATGAAGAAATTAAGGAAACAGAATGGAGTCACCGACCTCATTCGCCATTTTAATGTTCCCAGAATCAACATCTCCATTCTCTCAATTGTTTCTAAATCAAATATCACACCAATGTCTTGCTGTACAGGACAACAAATTTCACAACGTAAATATACTGAGGACCAAAATCTGCATATTCTTTAAGAAAATTTTTACACAActcaagaaaatatatattaacttaTTTACCTGAATATCAGAAACTGAAAACTCTGTTTTTCTCATCTTCAAAGCCAAAATAACACAAGAAACTGCAACAAGCTTCAGGATCCATGGCTTCCCTTCCTGCATTTTcaagttttatttattatattcattaaaatGTGTAAATAATAAATGCATGCATGGTAACATGAAGGCCAGGGAATGTTGTTACCGGTAAGGGATGGAAGGAGAGGAAGCGGTCGACGTAGTTGACGGCGAGGTAGCAAGTGACGGCGTCGTAGCGGCGGGAGAGATGAAGAATGAGAGAGATGGTTTCGCGGCGAACGGAGAAGTGAAAATCTGCGGCGGAAACGAGGGTGTGATGATACGTGGCGGCAGGCATGTGATCG
It includes:
- the LOC116011044 gene encoding putative cyclin-D6-1; translated protein: MEFDLENPLPICHPSDTTVYLFNVESDHMPAATYHHTLVSAADFHFSVRRETISLILHLSRRYDAVTCYLAVNYVDRFLSFHPLPEGKPWILKLVAVSCVILALKMRKTEFSVSDIQQDIGVIFDLETIERMEMLILGTLKWRMRSVTPFCFLNFFIAFFKFKEPPLRQALKARATEIIFKSQTEINLLKFRPSIISASALLSACDELFPLQFHCYRNAILNSPYVNTENLVSCYNVMQEIARKGYETVMQSNMVSSSSTPVNVLDLQCWSWENEEGSDTTAAAGAENSGCSGGVVVATVGRERDLKRRKFDRFSLGRCNKNGSSSNSSS